A single Arachnia propionica DNA region contains:
- the ald gene encoding alanine dehydrogenase, with protein MRIAVPTEVKNNEFRVAITPVGVHELVRRGHEVYIQAGAGVGSSIPDEEFVAQGAKIVSNAADTWEVGEMVIKVKEPISSEYQYLREDLTLFTYLHLAADRPQTDALLKAGTTAIAYETVQLPSGALPLLYPMSEIAGSLAPQVGAHALMKAQGGRGVLMGCIGGVPSAKVVVLGGGVAGQNAANIAMGLGADVTVLDTDLDKLRNTFWRFHNQVHGVVSSALTVQEHVLQADLVVGTVLIPGAKAPKLVTNDMVAEMKPGSVLVDVAIDQGGCFEDSHPTTHDDPTFPVHNSQFYCVANMPGAVPNTSTWALTNATLPYAVQLADKGAAQALKDNPALAKGLNTVKGNLTFAGVSEAFNLPLMPLTEALDHVG; from the coding sequence ATGCGTATCGCAGTCCCGACCGAGGTCAAGAACAACGAGTTCCGGGTCGCCATCACCCCCGTTGGCGTCCATGAGCTCGTCAGGAGGGGCCACGAGGTCTACATCCAGGCGGGTGCGGGCGTCGGTTCTTCGATCCCGGATGAGGAATTTGTCGCGCAGGGTGCGAAGATCGTCAGCAACGCCGCCGACACCTGGGAGGTTGGCGAGATGGTGATCAAGGTGAAGGAGCCGATCTCCAGCGAGTACCAGTACCTGCGTGAGGACCTGACCCTGTTCACCTACCTTCACCTCGCGGCCGATCGTCCCCAGACCGATGCTCTGCTCAAGGCAGGCACCACTGCGATCGCCTACGAGACCGTTCAGCTGCCCTCCGGTGCGTTGCCGCTGCTCTACCCCATGTCCGAGATCGCAGGCTCCTTGGCCCCCCAGGTCGGTGCCCACGCTCTCATGAAGGCCCAGGGTGGGCGCGGCGTCCTCATGGGCTGCATCGGTGGCGTTCCCAGCGCCAAGGTCGTAGTCCTCGGTGGCGGTGTCGCGGGCCAGAACGCGGCCAATATCGCCATGGGTCTCGGTGCGGATGTCACGGTTCTCGACACCGACCTCGACAAGCTGCGCAACACCTTCTGGAGGTTCCACAACCAGGTACACGGTGTCGTGAGCTCCGCCCTCACCGTGCAAGAGCACGTCCTCCAGGCCGATCTGGTGGTCGGCACGGTGCTCATCCCCGGCGCCAAGGCCCCGAAGCTCGTCACCAACGACATGGTCGCCGAGATGAAGCCCGGATCGGTGCTGGTGGATGTCGCCATCGACCAGGGTGGCTGCTTCGAGGACTCCCACCCGACCACCCACGACGATCCGACCTTCCCCGTCCACAACTCGCAGTTCTACTGCGTGGCGAACATGCCGGGCGCGGTGCCGAACACCTCCACCTGGGCGCTCACGAATGCCACTCTTCCCTATGCGGTCCAGCTCGCCGACAAGGGCGCGGCCCAGGCGCTGAAGGACAACCCCGCGCTGGCCAAGGGCCTCAACACGGTCAAGGGCAACCTGACCTTCGCGGGCGTTTCCGAGGCGTTCAACCTGCCGCTGATGCCCCTGACGGAAGCGCTGGATCATGTCGGATGA
- a CDS encoding amino acid permease, which translates to MSDDPTASTQAAEGQEHLQRNLKNRHIQLIAIGGAIGTGLFMGSGKTVHLAGPSLLLIYLLIGTMLFFVMRAMGELLLHNLEYKSFQDFARDMLGPWAGYFAGWTYWILWVVTASAEVVVIAGYFDFWIKDMTWSMICTFILLMALLGCNLLTVKLFGEIEFWFALIKIIAILLLIVVGIGMILVNFQSASITHLWSAYGPLGIFPANGDNFLAAFQIAVFAFIGIELIGTAAAETSDPHKTLPKAINAIPVRIVIFYVLALAVIMSVTPWDKIDPGMSPFVNLFSMVGFVAAAGAMNFVVLTSASSSANSGIFSTSRMLYGLSQSKQAPESFGHLSKHQVPAKALILSVALTCVAFPILVIGGSVMEAFTMVSSVSVGLVLFMWSLVLVCYIRYRKLHPEAHKNAAFRMPGAAFMPWVVLGFFGFVVYVLLRYDDTRIALGLTLLWFVGLTISWFVRKKVHGGVSR; encoded by the coding sequence ATGTCGGATGACCCCACAGCATCAACGCAGGCCGCCGAGGGGCAGGAGCATCTGCAGCGGAATCTGAAGAACCGCCACATCCAGCTCATCGCCATCGGCGGCGCCATCGGAACGGGCCTTTTCATGGGTTCGGGCAAGACCGTTCACCTGGCGGGACCATCGTTGCTGTTGATCTACCTGCTCATCGGGACGATGCTCTTCTTCGTGATGAGGGCCATGGGTGAGCTCTTGCTCCACAATCTCGAGTACAAGTCCTTCCAGGATTTCGCCCGAGACATGCTCGGACCGTGGGCCGGGTACTTCGCGGGCTGGACGTACTGGATTCTGTGGGTCGTCACGGCCAGTGCAGAAGTCGTTGTCATCGCCGGTTACTTTGATTTCTGGATCAAGGACATGACCTGGTCGATGATCTGTACGTTCATTCTCCTGATGGCTTTGCTCGGCTGCAACCTGTTGACGGTCAAGCTGTTTGGTGAGATCGAGTTCTGGTTCGCCCTGATCAAGATCATCGCCATCCTGCTTCTGATCGTTGTCGGCATAGGGATGATCCTGGTGAACTTCCAGTCTGCATCGATCACTCACCTGTGGAGTGCCTATGGTCCGTTGGGAATCTTCCCTGCCAATGGTGACAACTTCTTGGCGGCTTTCCAGATCGCGGTGTTCGCGTTCATCGGTATTGAGTTGATCGGAACGGCTGCGGCCGAGACCTCCGATCCGCACAAAACCCTGCCGAAAGCGATCAACGCCATACCGGTTCGGATCGTGATCTTCTACGTGCTGGCCTTGGCGGTCATCATGTCGGTCACTCCGTGGGACAAGATCGATCCGGGCATGTCACCGTTCGTGAACCTGTTCAGCATGGTCGGGTTCGTCGCTGCTGCAGGAGCCATGAACTTCGTGGTCCTGACCTCTGCTTCCTCCAGTGCGAACTCAGGGATCTTCTCGACCTCCCGCATGCTGTACGGGCTGTCCCAGTCGAAGCAGGCGCCCGAGTCCTTCGGACATCTGTCGAAGCACCAGGTTCCGGCCAAGGCGTTGATACTGTCAGTGGCACTGACGTGTGTCGCCTTCCCGATCCTGGTCATCGGTGGGTCGGTGATGGAGGCATTCACCATGGTCTCCTCGGTATCGGTAGGACTGGTGCTGTTCATGTGGTCGTTGGTCCTGGTGTGCTACATCCGCTATCGGAAGTTGCATCCCGAGGCTCACAAGAATGCGGCATTCCGAATGCCGGGTGCCGCCTTCATGCCGTGGGTGGTGCTGGGCTTCTTCGGGTTCGTGGTCTATGTGTTGTTGCGTTATGACGACACCCGGATAGCCTTGGGGCTGACGCTCCTGTGGTTCGTGGGATTGACGATTTCGTGGTTCGTCAGAAAGAAGGTCCACGGAGGCGTTTCTCGGTAA
- the dxs gene encoding 1-deoxy-D-xylulose-5-phosphate synthase, with protein MSLLTKIGGPRDLRTLSRRQLTSLASEIRGFLINRVSRTGGHLGPNLGVVELTLGIHRVFNSPHDPIIFDTGHQSYVHKILTGRAEGFEHLRQRGGLSGYPSRSESEHDWVENSHASTALSWAEGLAKGFRLRGEERTVVVVVGDGALTGGMAWEALNNIATQPDLRIVIVVNDNGRSYTPTVGGLAKHLAGLRTDQRYERTLSFIKNRLHRTPILGRPIYDLLHGFKTGVKDVLAPQGMFSDLGLKYTGPIDGHDIRAVIGHLEQARQFEGPVLVHAITRKGKGFKAAEEHEKDQFHAIGRIDEITGQPLSDAVQATWTDAFGEAMVRIGERRTDVVAITAAMLHPTGLGRFAAAFPDRVFDVGIAEQHAVVSAAGLARAGMHPVVAVYATFLNRAFDQILMDVALHGEGVTLALDRAGVTGTDGPSHNGMWDLSMLGLVPGIEISAPRDQTRLVAALERAVTVQEAPTVLRYSKERLPDEMPAVASRGEGRDQVDLLRVDAGANILIIGYGQFAGTGLEVAEKLAAAGLACTVADPAWCIPLSTELIGLAREHETIVSIEDNLVIAGLGERLRARLAEEAPGTRVLAFGIEQEFLAQGTRGEVLEELGLTSRHIARRVLEKILQERRTVTQPA; from the coding sequence ATGTCCCTGCTCACCAAGATTGGTGGTCCGCGTGACCTGCGAACGCTCTCGCGCCGCCAGCTGACAAGTCTCGCCTCCGAGATCCGCGGCTTCCTCATCAACCGGGTCAGTCGCACAGGTGGGCACCTGGGGCCGAATCTCGGTGTCGTCGAACTCACCCTGGGCATTCACCGGGTCTTCAACTCGCCTCACGACCCGATCATCTTTGACACGGGGCACCAGTCCTACGTCCACAAGATCCTGACCGGCCGGGCCGAGGGATTCGAGCATCTCAGGCAGCGGGGAGGCCTGTCCGGCTATCCGTCCCGTTCCGAGTCCGAGCACGACTGGGTTGAGAACTCCCACGCCTCTACGGCCTTGTCCTGGGCCGAGGGCCTCGCCAAGGGATTTCGCCTGCGCGGGGAGGAACGCACCGTGGTCGTGGTGGTCGGGGACGGAGCGTTGACGGGGGGCATGGCCTGGGAGGCGCTGAACAACATAGCGACGCAACCCGACCTGAGGATCGTGATCGTAGTCAACGACAACGGTCGCTCCTACACCCCGACGGTAGGCGGGCTGGCCAAGCACCTGGCCGGGTTGCGCACCGACCAGCGCTACGAGCGGACTCTGAGTTTCATCAAGAACCGGCTCCACCGGACCCCGATCCTGGGACGCCCCATCTATGATCTGCTGCACGGATTCAAGACCGGGGTCAAGGACGTTCTCGCGCCGCAGGGGATGTTCTCCGACCTCGGACTGAAGTACACGGGCCCCATAGACGGCCACGACATCCGCGCGGTCATTGGGCATCTTGAGCAGGCACGACAATTCGAGGGCCCCGTGCTGGTTCATGCCATCACCCGCAAGGGCAAGGGATTCAAGGCCGCCGAAGAACATGAGAAGGACCAGTTCCACGCCATCGGGCGGATCGACGAGATCACCGGGCAGCCGCTCAGCGACGCCGTGCAGGCCACCTGGACCGATGCCTTCGGCGAGGCCATGGTCCGGATCGGGGAGCGTAGAACGGACGTCGTGGCCATCACGGCCGCAATGTTGCATCCTACGGGGCTCGGCAGGTTCGCTGCGGCTTTCCCGGACCGGGTCTTCGACGTGGGCATCGCCGAACAACACGCCGTCGTCTCCGCTGCCGGGTTGGCCCGGGCTGGCATGCATCCCGTCGTCGCCGTGTACGCCACCTTCCTGAACCGGGCCTTCGACCAGATCCTGATGGACGTAGCCCTTCATGGCGAGGGGGTCACCCTCGCGCTGGACCGGGCCGGGGTGACCGGAACCGACGGCCCGAGCCACAACGGCATGTGGGACCTATCGATGCTGGGGCTCGTACCCGGCATCGAGATCTCGGCTCCGAGGGACCAGACCCGGCTCGTCGCTGCCCTGGAACGAGCGGTCACGGTCCAGGAGGCTCCGACGGTGCTGCGCTACTCGAAGGAACGCCTCCCGGACGAGATGCCCGCGGTTGCCAGCCGGGGTGAGGGACGTGACCAAGTCGACCTGCTTCGTGTCGACGCCGGCGCCAATATCCTGATAATCGGGTACGGCCAGTTCGCGGGAACCGGGCTCGAGGTGGCGGAAAAGCTCGCTGCGGCGGGATTGGCGTGCACGGTCGCGGACCCCGCCTGGTGCATCCCACTCAGCACCGAACTGATCGGGCTGGCCCGCGAACACGAGACGATCGTGAGCATCGAGGACAACCTGGTCATCGCCGGGCTGGGGGAGAGGCTGCGGGCGAGACTGGCCGAGGAAGCACCTGGAACCCGGGTGCTCGCCTTCGGCATCGAACAGGAGTTCCTCGCTCAGGGAACCCGCGGCGAGGTCCTGGAGGAGCTCGGCCTGACGTCGCGCCACATAGCCCGGCGGGTGCTCGAGAAAATACTTCAGGAGCGGCGAACGGTCACCCAGCCGGCCTGA